The following proteins come from a genomic window of Micromonospora echinofusca:
- a CDS encoding acyl-CoA dehydrogenase family protein → MAEFSLDLNEEQRDLRDWVHGFAAEVVRPAAAEWDAREETPWPIIQEAAKVGLYGFEFLATCWADPTGLSLPIASEELFWGDAGIGLGIFGTSLAVAAIYGAGTPDQMVEWVPQCFGTVDEPAVAAFCTTEPEAGSDVGAMRTRAVYDEATDEWVLRGQKAYATNGGIAGVHVVTASVDPALGSRGQAAFVVPPGTAGLTATRKLRKLGLRASHTADVFLDDVRVPGRCLLGGRDALLERLDRARSGKRASGQAAMRTFELSRPTVGAQALGVARAAYEYALDYAKERVQFGRPIIENQAVAFALADMKMEIDAARLLVWRASWMGRNNRPFTAGEGSMSKLKAGEVAVSVTDKAVQLLGGAGFLRDHPVERWYRDAKIYTIFEGTSEIQRLVISRAISGVQIR, encoded by the coding sequence ATGGCCGAGTTCTCGCTCGACCTGAACGAGGAACAGCGGGATCTGCGCGACTGGGTGCACGGCTTCGCCGCCGAGGTCGTGCGCCCGGCCGCGGCCGAGTGGGACGCCCGGGAGGAGACCCCCTGGCCGATCATCCAGGAGGCGGCGAAGGTCGGCCTGTACGGCTTCGAGTTCCTCGCCACCTGCTGGGCCGACCCCACCGGCCTCTCCCTCCCGATCGCCAGCGAGGAACTCTTCTGGGGTGACGCCGGCATCGGGCTGGGCATCTTCGGCACCTCCCTCGCGGTGGCCGCCATCTACGGCGCCGGCACGCCCGACCAGATGGTCGAATGGGTGCCGCAGTGCTTCGGCACCGTCGACGAGCCGGCCGTCGCCGCGTTCTGCACCACCGAGCCCGAGGCCGGCTCCGACGTCGGCGCGATGCGCACCCGGGCGGTCTACGACGAGGCCACCGACGAGTGGGTGCTGCGCGGGCAGAAGGCGTACGCCACCAACGGCGGGATCGCCGGGGTGCACGTGGTCACCGCCTCGGTCGACCCGGCGCTCGGCTCCCGCGGGCAGGCGGCGTTCGTCGTACCGCCGGGCACCGCCGGCCTCACCGCGACCCGCAAGCTGCGCAAGCTGGGCCTGCGCGCGTCGCACACCGCCGACGTCTTCCTCGACGACGTACGCGTGCCGGGGCGCTGCCTGCTCGGCGGCCGGGACGCCCTGCTCGAACGCCTCGACCGGGCCCGCTCCGGCAAGCGCGCCTCGGGCCAGGCGGCGATGCGCACCTTCGAGCTGTCCCGGCCCACCGTCGGCGCGCAGGCGCTGGGCGTGGCGCGGGCCGCCTACGAGTACGCCCTGGACTACGCGAAGGAACGGGTGCAGTTCGGGCGCCCGATCATCGAGAACCAGGCGGTCGCGTTCGCGCTGGCCGACATGAAGATGGAGATCGACGCCGCCCGGCTGCTGGTCTGGCGGGCGTCCTGGATGGGCCGCAACAACCGGCCCTTCACCGCCGGCGAGGGCTCGATGTCCAAGCTGAAGGCCGGCGAGGTGGCCGTCTCCGTCACCGACAAGGCCGTACAGCTGCTCGGCGGGGCCGGCTTCCTGCGGGACCACCCGGTCGAGCGCTGGTACCGCGACGCCAAGATCTACACCATCTTCGAGGGCACCTCCGAGATCCAGCGGCTGGTCATCTCCCGGGCCATCTCGGGCGTCCAGATCCGCTGA
- a CDS encoding AMP-binding protein gives MDLPFVVATLTRRGLLTPGRPIRVAAQLQALRRWGWNIAGELRQAAARDPDRTAVVDEQGTRTTYAELLDRSERLARGMRTALGVRPGDRVGVLCRNHPGLVESIVAATLLGADAVLVNTGLSAAQLATVAEEQRLRVLVHDAEFVDRVANLAAEVLRLDERAREELVVGSLSGELRPPGRDGRIIVLTSGTTGAPKGARRPTPNGFGPLVSIIDRIPLHARDTVMIAAPLFHTWGYAALQVCFALRATIVLHRRFDPAATLAALVAQRCDALFAVPVMLQRLLEVPPPEPRPPLKVVAVSGSALPGGLAPRFMDVYGDVLHNLYGSTEVSWASIAGPAALRAAPTTAGRAPHGTRLQILDAAGEPVPPGRVGRIFVGNEMLFEGYTSGTTREHRDGLLDTGDLGRLDADGLLFVDGRADDMIVSGGENVFPSEVEDLIARLPQVREAAVIGVPDPRYGQRLATFLALHPGETLDPEAVREYVRHYLARFSVPRDVVFVKYLPRNATGKVLARELHRYYYS, from the coding sequence ATGGACCTGCCGTTCGTCGTCGCCACCCTGACCCGACGCGGGCTACTCACCCCCGGCCGACCGATCCGCGTCGCCGCCCAGCTCCAGGCGCTGCGCAGGTGGGGCTGGAACATCGCCGGCGAGCTGCGCCAGGCCGCCGCCCGCGACCCCGACCGCACGGCCGTCGTCGACGAGCAGGGCACCAGGACGACGTACGCCGAACTGCTCGACCGGTCGGAGCGGCTGGCCCGGGGGATGCGGACGGCGCTCGGGGTGCGGCCCGGCGACCGGGTCGGCGTGCTCTGCCGCAACCATCCCGGCCTGGTCGAGTCGATCGTGGCCGCCACCCTGCTCGGCGCGGACGCGGTGCTGGTCAACACCGGGCTCTCCGCCGCGCAGCTCGCCACCGTGGCCGAGGAGCAGCGGCTGCGGGTGCTGGTGCACGACGCCGAGTTCGTCGACCGGGTCGCCAATCTCGCCGCCGAGGTGCTGCGCCTCGACGAGCGCGCCCGGGAGGAACTCGTGGTCGGCTCGCTTTCCGGCGAGCTGCGTCCCCCCGGGCGCGACGGCCGGATCATCGTGCTCACCTCGGGCACCACCGGCGCGCCCAAGGGCGCCCGGCGCCCCACCCCGAACGGCTTCGGCCCGCTGGTCTCCATCATCGACCGCATCCCGCTGCACGCCCGGGACACCGTCATGATCGCCGCGCCGCTCTTCCACACCTGGGGGTACGCCGCCCTCCAGGTCTGCTTCGCCCTGCGCGCCACGATCGTGCTGCACCGCCGCTTCGACCCGGCCGCCACGCTGGCCGCCCTGGTGGCACAGCGCTGCGACGCCCTCTTCGCCGTACCGGTGATGCTGCAACGGCTGCTGGAGGTGCCGCCGCCGGAGCCCCGCCCCCCGCTGAAGGTGGTCGCGGTCAGCGGCTCCGCGCTGCCGGGCGGCCTCGCCCCGCGGTTCATGGACGTCTACGGCGACGTCCTGCACAACCTCTACGGCTCCACCGAGGTCTCCTGGGCGTCCATCGCCGGCCCCGCCGCGCTGCGTGCGGCGCCCACCACCGCCGGCCGGGCACCGCACGGCACCCGGTTGCAGATCCTCGACGCGGCCGGCGAGCCGGTGCCACCCGGGCGGGTCGGCCGCATCTTCGTCGGCAACGAGATGCTCTTCGAGGGCTACACGTCCGGGACCACCCGGGAACACCGCGACGGCCTGCTCGACACGGGCGACCTGGGGCGGCTGGACGCCGACGGGCTGCTCTTCGTCGACGGCCGGGCCGACGACATGATCGTCTCGGGCGGGGAGAACGTGTTCCCGTCCGAGGTGGAGGACCTGATCGCCCGGCTGCCGCAGGTACGCGAGGCCGCCGTGATCGGCGTACCGGACCCCCGGTACGGCCAGCGGCTCGCCACGTTCCTCGCCCTGCACCCCGGCGAGACGCTCGACCCGGAGGCCGTCCGCGAGTACGTCCGGCACTACCTGGCCCGGTTCTCCGTACCCCGGGACGTGGTCTTCGTGAAGTACCTGCCCCGCAACGCCACCGGCAAGGTGCTGGCCCGCGAGCTGCACCGCTACTACTACAGCTGA
- a CDS encoding MFS transporter, translating into MAPLLLVEAATLLSNTGNGVANVALPWLVLERTGSPTAAGVVAAATALPMLLSGLVSGTVVDLLGRRRTALVSDTLSAVSVAAIPVVDALLGLNLGWIVALAVLGAVFDPAGLTARETLLPAAAQAAGWRIERANGVHEAVWGLAFLIGPGVGGVLIAAIGPGSTLWVTATGFVLAVAMIAAVRLPGAGRPERPPSGLWRGTVEGLRFVWQDRLLRTIALLTMVLAALYLPVEGVLLPAWFVGRGEPARLGALLMAMSAGGVVGALASGVAGRLIRRHTLMVIALVVIGMALVGLATLPPFPAMIGFAVAIGLAYGPVNPLSNYAMQTRTPERLRGRVVGVMTSFAYAAGPAGYLLAGPLVEWLGLRTAFLVLAVALLVATLGAAPLPALRALDEPPRYPPAPPGGPTNRVEERVPLNGQYAPATRRDAPRVQGRVRVEQLWPPAPDRDAPVRG; encoded by the coding sequence ATGGCACCGCTCCTGCTGGTCGAGGCGGCGACGCTGCTCTCCAACACCGGCAACGGGGTGGCCAACGTGGCCCTGCCCTGGCTGGTGCTCGAACGCACCGGCAGTCCCACCGCGGCCGGCGTGGTAGCGGCGGCCACCGCCCTACCGATGCTGCTGTCCGGCCTCGTCTCCGGCACCGTCGTGGACCTGCTCGGCCGGCGACGTACGGCGCTGGTCTCCGACACGCTCTCCGCCGTCTCGGTCGCCGCGATCCCGGTGGTCGACGCGCTGCTCGGGCTGAACCTCGGCTGGATCGTGGCGCTGGCCGTGCTCGGGGCGGTGTTCGACCCGGCCGGCCTGACCGCCCGGGAGACCCTGCTGCCGGCCGCCGCACAGGCCGCAGGCTGGCGCATCGAACGCGCCAACGGGGTGCACGAGGCGGTCTGGGGGCTCGCCTTCCTCATCGGGCCCGGCGTCGGCGGCGTGCTCATCGCCGCGATCGGCCCCGGCTCGACGCTCTGGGTCACCGCCACCGGATTCGTGCTGGCCGTCGCGATGATCGCCGCCGTCCGACTGCCGGGGGCCGGCCGCCCCGAACGCCCCCCGTCCGGGCTGTGGCGCGGCACCGTCGAGGGGCTGCGGTTCGTCTGGCAGGACCGGCTGCTGCGGACCATCGCGCTGCTCACGATGGTGCTGGCCGCGCTCTACCTGCCGGTCGAGGGCGTGCTGCTGCCGGCGTGGTTCGTCGGCCGGGGGGAGCCGGCCCGGCTCGGCGCGCTGCTCATGGCGATGAGCGCCGGCGGAGTCGTCGGTGCGCTCGCCTCCGGGGTGGCGGGCCGGCTGATCCGGCGGCACACCCTGATGGTGATCGCCCTCGTCGTCATCGGAATGGCCCTCGTGGGGCTGGCCACCCTGCCGCCGTTCCCGGCCATGATCGGCTTCGCCGTCGCGATCGGGCTCGCGTACGGGCCGGTCAACCCGCTGTCCAACTACGCCATGCAGACCCGCACGCCGGAACGGTTGCGCGGGCGCGTGGTCGGGGTGATGACCTCGTTCGCGTACGCCGCCGGCCCGGCCGGCTACCTGCTCGCCGGGCCACTGGTGGAGTGGCTCGGCCTGCGTACCGCCTTCCTGGTGCTGGCCGTGGCGCTGCTGGTGGCGACCCTGGGCGCCGCGCCGCTGCCGGCACTACGGGCGCTGGACGAGCCACCCCGCTACCCGCCCGCCCCGCCCGGCGGCCCGACGAACCGGGTGGAGGAACGCGTCCCGCTCAACGGGCAGTACGCCCCCGCGACGCGCCGGGACGCGCCCCGCGTACAGGGGCGCGTCCGGGTCGAACAGCTGTGGCCGCCCGCCCCGGACCGGGACGCACCCGTTCGGGGCTGA